One Streptomyces sp. NBC_01237 genomic region harbors:
- a CDS encoding M48 family metallopeptidase, translated as MTDSSHENVPSRQRKRFPGISSRAYEHPADRSALVALRKLTGFDTVFKALSGLLPERSLRLLFLSDSVRVSDAQFTHLNDMLRDACYILDLEKVPPMYVNQDPQPNAMCIGLDEPIIVVTTGLVELLDEEEMRAVVGHEVGHALSGHSVYRTILLFLTNLALKVAWIPLGNVAIMAIVTALREWFRKSELSADRAGLLVGQDLNASMRGLMKIAGGNHLHEMNVDAFLAQADEYEKGGDLRDSVLKILNVLPRTHPFTTVRAAELKKWSETRDYQRIMDGHYPRRDEDKNTSVTDSFRESASHYADTVRTSKDPLMKLVGDIAGGAGDLGGKLRDKFTGGGSGGGAATGRSEGPGRPQNPEEGPETTGS; from the coding sequence ATGACCGACAGCAGTCACGAGAACGTGCCGAGCAGGCAGCGCAAGCGGTTCCCGGGCATTTCGTCCCGGGCGTACGAACACCCGGCGGACCGTTCGGCCCTGGTTGCCCTGCGCAAGCTGACCGGCTTCGACACCGTGTTCAAGGCACTCAGCGGACTGCTCCCGGAGCGCAGTCTGCGACTTCTCTTCCTGTCCGACTCCGTCCGGGTGAGCGACGCTCAGTTCACCCACCTCAACGACATGCTGCGGGACGCCTGTTACATCCTGGACCTGGAGAAGGTCCCGCCGATGTATGTCAACCAGGACCCGCAGCCCAACGCCATGTGTATCGGCCTCGACGAGCCGATCATCGTGGTGACGACAGGGCTGGTGGAACTGCTCGACGAGGAGGAGATGCGGGCGGTGGTGGGCCACGAGGTGGGCCACGCCCTCTCCGGGCACTCGGTGTACCGCACGATATTGCTCTTCCTCACCAACCTGGCCCTGAAGGTGGCCTGGATCCCGCTCGGAAATGTCGCGATCATGGCGATCGTGACGGCGCTGCGCGAGTGGTTCCGCAAGTCCGAGCTGTCCGCCGACCGGGCCGGACTGCTGGTCGGCCAGGACCTCAATGCGTCGATGCGCGGTCTGATGAAGATCGCCGGTGGCAATCACCTCCACGAGATGAATGTCGACGCCTTCCTCGCGCAGGCCGACGAGTACGAGAAGGGCGGCGATCTGCGCGACTCCGTGCTCAAGATCCTCAATGTGCTGCCCCGGACCCACCCCTTCACCACGGTGCGGGCCGCCGAGCTGAAGAAGTGGTCGGAGACCCGCGACTACCAGCGGATCATGGACGGTCACTACCCGCGGCGCGACGAGGACAAGAACACCTCGGTGACCGACTCCTTCCGCGAGTCCGCCTCGCACTACGCCGACACGGTGCGCACCAGCAAGGACCCGCTGATGAAGCTCGTCGGTGACATCGCCGGCGGCGCGGGAGACCTGGGCGGCAAGCTGCGCGACAAGTTCACCGGCGGGGGCAGTGGCGGCGGGGCCGCTACGGGCCGGTCCGAGGGGCCTGGCCGGCCGCAGAACCCTGAGGAGGGGCCGGAGACGACGGGGAGCTGA
- the leuS gene encoding leucine--tRNA ligase, translating into MSETNSAAETAAPHRYTAAMAADIEARWQDFWDAEGTYEAPNPTGDLADGPELAAKPKKFIMDMFPYPSGAGLHVGHPLGYIATDVFARHQRMTGHNVLHTLGFDAFGLPAEQYAVQTGTHPRVSTEANMANMKFQLRRLGLGHDKRRSFATIEAEYYKWTQWIFLQIFNSWYDTEADKARPIADLVAQFESGSRATPDGRDWSALSAAERAEVLGEYRLAYASDAPVNWSPGLGTVLANEEVTADGRSERGNFPVFKAKLRQWNMRITAYADRLLDDLDPLDWPEAIKLQQRNWIGRSEGARVDFPVDGAGSITVFTTRQDTLFGATYMVLAPEHDLIERIIPAAWPEGTHPVWTGGHANPAEAVTAYRKQAAAKSEVERQAEAKDKTGVFTGAYATNPVSGEKVPVFIADYVLMGYGTGAIMAVPAHDARDFAFARAFELPMRCVVEPSDDRGTDASTWEDAFGSYDAKLVNSANEEISLDSLGVVDAKAKITEWLKAHGVGEGTVNFRLRDWLFSRQRYWGEPFPIVYDEEGVAHALPESMLPLELPEVDDYSPRTFDPEDADTKPEPPLSRNADWVNVTLDLGDGNGPRKYRRETNTMPNWAGSCWYELRYLDPNNDRQLVDPAIEQYWMGPQEGQPKGGVDLYIGGAEHAVLHLLYARFWSKVLHDLGHISSSEPFHKLYNQGMIQAFVYRDSRGIAVPAAEVEERDGAFYYEGEKVSRVLGKMGKSLKNAVTPDEICGEYGADTLRLYEMAMGPLDVSRPWDTRAVVGQYRLLQRLWRNIVDEETGEVTVVDTEPGEDTLRALHKAIDGVGQDMAGMRFNTAIAKVTELNNHLTKAGGPLSRSVAERLVLLVAPLAPHVAEELWRRLGHTESVVHQDFPVADPAYVVDETVTCVVQIKGKVKARLEIPPSITDEELEALALADAGVVAALGGAGIRKVIVRAPKLVNIVPE; encoded by the coding sequence ATGAGCGAGACGAATTCCGCAGCCGAGACAGCTGCGCCGCACCGCTACACGGCGGCGATGGCCGCCGACATCGAGGCACGCTGGCAGGACTTCTGGGACGCCGAGGGGACCTACGAGGCGCCGAACCCCACCGGTGATCTGGCGGACGGCCCCGAGCTGGCCGCCAAGCCGAAGAAGTTCATCATGGACATGTTCCCGTACCCCTCGGGTGCTGGCCTGCATGTCGGTCACCCGCTGGGCTATATCGCCACCGACGTCTTCGCCCGGCACCAGCGGATGACCGGCCACAACGTCCTGCACACCCTGGGCTTCGACGCCTTCGGACTGCCCGCGGAGCAGTACGCCGTGCAGACCGGCACGCACCCGCGGGTCTCCACCGAGGCCAACATGGCGAACATGAAGTTCCAGCTGCGCCGGCTGGGCCTGGGCCACGACAAGCGCCGCTCGTTCGCGACGATCGAGGCCGAGTACTACAAGTGGACCCAGTGGATCTTCCTGCAGATCTTCAACTCCTGGTACGACACCGAGGCCGACAAGGCGCGGCCGATCGCCGACCTGGTCGCGCAGTTCGAGAGCGGGTCGCGTGCGACCCCCGACGGCCGTGACTGGAGCGCGCTGAGCGCCGCCGAGCGCGCCGAGGTCCTGGGCGAGTACCGCCTGGCGTACGCCTCCGACGCGCCCGTCAACTGGTCGCCGGGCCTGGGCACCGTACTGGCCAACGAAGAGGTCACCGCCGACGGCCGTTCCGAGCGCGGCAACTTCCCCGTGTTCAAGGCCAAGCTGCGCCAGTGGAACATGCGCATCACCGCCTACGCCGACCGGCTGCTGGACGACCTGGACCCGCTGGACTGGCCCGAGGCCATCAAGCTGCAGCAGCGCAACTGGATCGGCCGGTCCGAGGGTGCGCGCGTGGACTTCCCGGTCGACGGCGCGGGCAGTATCACCGTCTTCACCACCCGCCAGGACACCCTGTTCGGCGCGACCTACATGGTGCTGGCCCCCGAGCACGACCTGATCGAGCGGATCATTCCGGCCGCCTGGCCCGAGGGCACCCACCCGGTGTGGACAGGCGGCCACGCGAACCCGGCCGAGGCCGTCACCGCGTACCGCAAGCAGGCCGCGGCCAAGTCCGAAGTCGAGCGGCAGGCCGAGGCCAAGGACAAGACCGGCGTCTTCACCGGCGCGTACGCGACCAACCCGGTCAGCGGCGAGAAGGTGCCCGTATTCATCGCCGACTACGTCCTGATGGGCTACGGCACCGGCGCGATCATGGCCGTGCCGGCGCACGACGCACGCGACTTCGCGTTCGCGCGCGCCTTCGAGCTGCCGATGCGCTGTGTCGTCGAACCGTCGGACGACCGCGGTACGGACGCCTCCACCTGGGAGGACGCCTTCGGCTCGTACGACGCGAAGCTGGTCAACTCCGCGAACGAGGAGATCTCGCTGGACAGCCTGGGTGTCGTCGACGCCAAGGCGAAGATCACCGAGTGGCTGAAGGCGCACGGCGTAGGCGAGGGAACCGTCAACTTCCGGCTGCGTGACTGGCTGTTCAGCCGCCAGCGCTACTGGGGCGAGCCCTTCCCGATCGTGTACGACGAGGAGGGCGTCGCCCACGCGCTGCCCGAGTCGATGCTGCCCCTGGAGCTGCCGGAGGTCGACGACTACTCGCCGCGCACCTTCGACCCGGAGGACGCGGACACCAAGCCCGAGCCTCCGCTGTCCCGGAACGCCGACTGGGTCAACGTCACGCTGGACCTGGGCGACGGAAACGGCCCGAGGAAGTACCGGCGTGAGACCAACACCATGCCCAACTGGGCGGGTTCCTGCTGGTACGAGCTGCGTTACCTGGACCCGAACAACGACCGGCAGCTGGTCGACCCGGCCATCGAGCAGTACTGGATGGGACCGCAGGAGGGACAGCCCAAGGGTGGTGTCGACCTGTACATCGGCGGCGCCGAGCACGCCGTACTGCACCTGCTGTACGCCCGCTTCTGGTCCAAGGTGCTGCACGACCTGGGCCACATCTCGTCCTCCGAGCCGTTCCACAAGCTGTACAACCAGGGCATGATCCAGGCGTTCGTCTACCGCGACAGCCGTGGCATCGCGGTGCCGGCCGCCGAGGTCGAGGAGCGCGACGGCGCCTTCTACTACGAGGGCGAGAAGGTCAGCCGCGTCCTGGGCAAGATGGGCAAGTCCCTGAAGAACGCCGTCACGCCGGACGAGATCTGCGGCGAGTACGGCGCCGACACACTGCGCCTGTACGAGATGGCGATGGGACCCCTGGACGTGTCGCGGCCGTGGGACACGCGCGCCGTGGTCGGCCAGTACCGGCTGCTGCAGCGGCTGTGGCGCAACATCGTCGACGAGGAGACCGGTGAGGTCACCGTCGTGGACACGGAGCCCGGCGAGGACACGCTGCGGGCCCTGCACAAGGCCATCGACGGGGTCGGCCAGGACATGGCCGGGATGCGCTTCAACACGGCCATCGCCAAGGTCACCGAGCTGAACAACCACCTGACCAAGGCCGGCGGCCCGCTGTCGAGGTCGGTGGCCGAGCGGCTGGTCCTGCTGGTGGCGCCGCTGGCACCGCACGTGGCGGAGGAGCTGTGGAGGCGCCTGGGCCACACCGAGTCCGTGGTGCACCAGGACTTCCCGGTGGCGGACCCGGCGTATGTCGTGGACGAGACCGTGACCTGTGTCGTGCAGATCAAGGGCAAGGTCAAGGCCCGACTGGAGATTCCCCCGTCCATCACGGACGAGGAGCTGGAGGCGCTGGCGCTGGCCGACGCCGGTGTCGTGGCCGCGCTGGGCGGGGCGGGGATCCGCAAGGTGATCGTGCGGGCGCCCAAGCTGGTCAATATCGTCCCCGAGTGA
- the nadD gene encoding nicotinate-nucleotide adenylyltransferase — translation MGEQKVPTGPGKRRLGVMGGTFDPIHHGHLVAASEVAAQFHLDEVIFVPTGQPWQKSHKQVSPAEDRYLMTVIATASNPQFSVSRSDIDRGGPTYTIDTLRDLREVHGDADLFFITGADALSQILTWRDAEELFSLSHFIGVTRPGHVLTDDGLPEGGVSLVEVPALAISSTDCRGRVAQGDPVWYLVPDGVVRYIDKRQLYRGE, via the coding sequence ATGGGAGAGCAGAAAGTGCCTACCGGCCCCGGCAAGCGCCGACTCGGCGTGATGGGCGGGACTTTTGACCCGATTCATCATGGACACCTGGTGGCGGCCAGTGAAGTGGCCGCCCAGTTCCACCTCGATGAGGTCATCTTCGTCCCGACCGGGCAGCCGTGGCAGAAGAGCCACAAGCAGGTCTCCCCGGCCGAGGACCGCTATCTGATGACGGTCATCGCCACGGCGTCCAACCCGCAGTTCTCGGTCAGCCGCAGCGACATCGACCGTGGCGGACCGACGTACACGATCGATACGCTGCGGGACCTGCGCGAGGTCCACGGCGACGCGGACCTCTTCTTCATCACCGGCGCCGACGCGTTGTCCCAGATCCTCACCTGGCGGGACGCGGAGGAGCTGTTCTCGCTCTCCCACTTCATCGGTGTGACCCGGCCGGGTCACGTGCTCACGGACGACGGGCTGCCGGAGGGCGGTGTCTCCCTCGTGGAGGTTCCGGCACTGGCGATCTCGTCCACGGACTGCCGTGGGAGGGTCGCGCAGGGGGATCCGGTCTGGTACTTGGTGCCGGACGGTGTGGTCCGCTACATCGACAAGCGCCAGCTGTACCGCGGCGAATGA
- the rsfS gene encoding ribosome silencing factor, whose protein sequence is MTATDRSIELINAAAQAAADRLAHDIIAYDVSDVLSITDAFLLASAPNDRQVKSIVDEIEERLQKELGAKPVRREGDRDARWILLDYVDIVIHVQHSEERVFYALERLWKDCPEIALPDDAIKTRGKAEEHAQLNGGTEGDLS, encoded by the coding sequence GTGACCGCCACGGACCGCTCCATCGAGCTCATCAACGCCGCCGCTCAGGCGGCCGCCGACCGGCTCGCGCACGACATCATCGCCTACGACGTCAGTGATGTGCTGTCGATCACCGACGCCTTCCTGCTGGCCTCGGCCCCCAATGACCGCCAGGTCAAGTCGATCGTCGACGAGATCGAGGAGCGGCTCCAGAAGGAGCTCGGCGCCAAGCCGGTGCGCCGTGAGGGCGACCGCGACGCCCGCTGGATCCTCCTCGACTACGTCGACATCGTGATCCACGTTCAGCACAGCGAGGAGCGCGTCTTCTACGCGCTCGAGCGCCTGTGGAAGGACTGCCCCGAGATCGCGCTCCCCGACGACGCGATCAAGACCCGCGGCAAGGCCGAGGAGCACGCCCAGCTCAACGGTGGCACGGAAGGTGACCTGAGCTGA
- a CDS encoding histidine phosphatase family protein, producing the protein MNGSSSARGRRIVLWRHGQTAWNLERRFQGSTDIELTDAGVGQARRAARLLASLKPDAIVASDLRRAAATAAELAAVTGLEVAHDSALRETYAGAWQGLTHEEIIGQYGEQYAAWKRGEPVRRGGGELETEVADRAAPVVLEHAAKLPDAGTLVVASHGGTIRTTIGRLLGLEAHHWEGLGGLTNCCWSVLGEGARGWRLLEHNAGTLPEPVLGDDD; encoded by the coding sequence CTGAACGGCAGCAGCAGCGCCAGGGGCCGCAGGATCGTCCTCTGGCGGCACGGCCAGACGGCGTGGAATCTGGAGCGCCGTTTCCAGGGCTCCACGGACATCGAGCTCACCGATGCCGGCGTCGGGCAGGCCCGCCGGGCCGCCCGGCTGCTCGCCTCGTTGAAGCCGGACGCGATCGTCGCCTCGGACCTGCGGCGGGCGGCGGCCACGGCCGCCGAGCTCGCTGCCGTCACGGGCCTCGAAGTCGCCCACGACTCCGCGCTGCGCGAGACGTACGCGGGCGCCTGGCAGGGCCTTACGCACGAAGAGATCATCGGGCAGTACGGCGAGCAGTACGCGGCCTGGAAGCGCGGTGAGCCCGTGCGCCGGGGTGGTGGCGAACTGGAGACCGAGGTGGCCGACCGGGCTGCCCCGGTGGTCCTGGAGCACGCCGCGAAACTGCCCGACGCGGGCACGCTCGTCGTGGCCAGCCACGGGGGCACGATCAGGACGACCATCGGCCGTCTGCTGGGCCTGGAAGCGCACCACTGGGAAGGGCTGGGCGGACTCACCAACTGCTGCTGGTCCGTGCTGGGCGAGGGCGCGCGCGGCTGGCGCCTGCTGGAGCACAACGCGGGGACGCTCCCCGAACCCGTGCTCGGCGACGACGATTAG
- a CDS encoding LCP family protein, translating into MNDRQNPYYQQPQIIGYDEYGQPVYQQQGQQQYDPYAPQQSQQVPQGQQGQQLQQGQGQAPDQGYGYDAYAQPQQPQYPQQPEQPQYPQQYDPYAEQPQQGQGADQGYGYGNYANYGYDTGQQTAAVDTAQQWDIPHQGSAPAPAQPVEEPARPAEEPVREPEAPTDQEPLVPGQRRPADYGTEQFSFIEEPDEDSEDVIDWLKFTESRSERREEARRKGRNRMVALIVVVALVVVGGVGYLWSADKIPGLSGSDEKSGTVAGPQQRDVIVVHLHNTKKGGTSTALLVDNTTTKQGTTILLPNSLAVASDDGTTTTLGKSVDEDGSTGTRESIDTLLGTKISGTWRLDTPYLENLVELVGNIEVDTDTDVPDAKKGAAPLVNKGESQTLSGPMAVAYATYRGEGETEAKQLLRFGQVVRGVLRKLSEDPKAATVTVETLAQILDPSLPERDLGVSLAKLAGHAKVGDYKTALLPVQDDGTLTDKATESVVKDILGGTVKAPDQDAAVRVGVRNATGNANGGEAARVQLVNGGYAYVDSGKAGTEASSEVLYRTPEDKAKATEVAKTLGLPAEDVKQGKPAANADVSVVLGQNYKIK; encoded by the coding sequence GTGAACGACCGACAGAACCCGTACTACCAGCAGCCGCAGATCATCGGCTACGACGAGTACGGGCAACCGGTGTACCAGCAGCAGGGGCAGCAGCAGTACGACCCCTACGCGCCTCAGCAGAGCCAGCAGGTTCCGCAAGGCCAGCAGGGCCAGCAGCTTCAGCAGGGCCAGGGCCAGGCTCCGGACCAGGGGTACGGATACGACGCGTACGCCCAGCCGCAGCAGCCCCAGTACCCGCAGCAGCCCGAGCAGCCCCAGTACCCGCAGCAGTACGACCCGTACGCGGAGCAGCCCCAGCAGGGCCAGGGCGCCGATCAGGGGTACGGCTACGGGAACTACGCCAACTACGGCTACGACACCGGGCAGCAGACGGCCGCGGTCGACACCGCCCAGCAGTGGGACATCCCGCACCAGGGCTCCGCCCCCGCTCCGGCCCAGCCCGTCGAGGAGCCCGCCCGACCCGCCGAGGAGCCCGTCAGGGAACCCGAGGCGCCCACGGATCAGGAACCCCTCGTCCCGGGGCAGCGGCGTCCCGCCGACTACGGCACCGAGCAGTTCTCGTTCATCGAGGAGCCGGACGAGGACTCCGAAGACGTCATCGACTGGCTGAAGTTCACCGAAAGCCGCAGCGAACGGCGTGAGGAAGCGCGGCGCAAGGGCCGTAACCGGATGGTCGCGCTCATAGTCGTCGTCGCGCTCGTCGTGGTCGGCGGGGTCGGCTATCTCTGGTCCGCCGACAAGATCCCCGGCCTCTCCGGCTCGGACGAGAAGAGCGGCACCGTCGCCGGTCCGCAGCAGCGGGACGTCATCGTGGTGCATCTGCACAACACCAAGAAGGGCGGCACCTCCACGGCGCTGCTCGTCGACAACACCACCACCAAGCAGGGCACCACCATCCTGCTCCCCAACTCACTCGCCGTCGCTTCCGACGACGGCACCACCACGACGCTCGGCAAGTCCGTCGACGAGGACGGCAGCACCGGCACCCGTGAGTCGATCGACACCCTTCTGGGCACCAAGATCAGCGGTACCTGGCGGCTGGACACTCCGTACCTGGAGAACCTCGTCGAACTGGTCGGCAACATCGAGGTCGACACCGATACCGATGTGCCCGATGCCAAGAAGGGCGCCGCGCCCCTCGTGAACAAGGGCGAGTCCCAGACGCTGAGCGGTCCGATGGCCGTCGCCTACGCCACGTACCGCGGTGAGGGCGAGACCGAGGCGAAGCAGCTGCTGCGCTTCGGACAGGTCGTCCGGGGAGTCCTGCGGAAGCTCTCGGAGGACCCGAAGGCCGCCACCGTCACCGTGGAGACGCTGGCCCAGATCCTCGACCCGTCACTGCCCGAGAGGGACCTGGGGGTCTCGCTGGCCAAGCTGGCCGGGCACGCCAAGGTCGGCGACTACAAAACGGCGCTGCTGCCGGTCCAGGACGACGGCACCCTCACCGACAAGGCCACGGAGAGCGTCGTCAAGGACATCCTGGGCGGCACGGTGAAGGCCCCGGACCAGGACGCGGCCGTCCGCGTCGGTGTCAGGAACGCCACCGGCAACGCGAACGGAGGCGAGGCGGCCCGGGTCCAGCTGGTCAACGGCGGATACGCCTACGTCGACAGCGGGAAGGCGGGCACCGAAGCATCGTCGGAGGTGCTGTACCGGACCCCCGAGGACAAGGCGAAGGCGACCGAGGTCGCCAAGACGCTGGGGCTGCCGGCGGAGGACGTGAAGCAGGGCAAGCCCGCCGCGAACGCCGACGTATCGGTCGTGCTCGGTCAGAACTACAAGATCAAATAG